The Lacrimispora xylanolytica genome has a segment encoding these proteins:
- a CDS encoding L-fucose/L-arabinose isomerase family protein, with translation MANVVLGVAPTRRSIFSAPDAVKYADLTRARLEELGVSFVDIKDISEDGLLHREEDRVRIEKKFKEQGVDGLFVPHGNFGTEYEVARLAKELNVPVLLWGPRDERPDEDGIRLRDSQCGLFATGKVLRRFRIPFTYLCNCRLEDEEFERGIRNFLAVCNVVKTFRKTRILQIGPRPFDFWSTMCNEGELLERFQIQLAPIPMPELTAEIKRVREDKETIQEIMAYCRENFNVAINEEELEMVAALKIAMKALAKRYGCNAVAIQCWNALQSEIGIMPCAANSLLNEEGLPVVCETDIHGAITAIMCEAAGMDEARTFFADWTVRHPDNENGELLQHCGPWPLSCAACKPTIGYPLAFSHPGAVEAQAKLGDMTLCRFDGDNGEYSLLLGNAKGIEGPYTKGTYVWVEVKNLKRLEAKIVEGPYIHHCVGIHKDVVPVLYEACKYLGITPDLYDNNEEEIKAYIRGE, from the coding sequence ATGGCAAATGTAGTATTGGGGGTCGCCCCTACCAGAAGGAGTATCTTTTCGGCTCCGGATGCAGTGAAGTATGCGGATTTAACAAGAGCACGGTTGGAAGAACTTGGAGTATCCTTTGTGGATATAAAGGATATTTCAGAAGATGGACTGCTTCACCGGGAAGAAGACCGGGTCAGAATTGAAAAGAAATTTAAAGAACAAGGGGTGGATGGCTTATTTGTACCCCATGGTAATTTCGGCACGGAATATGAAGTGGCCAGACTCGCAAAAGAACTTAATGTACCGGTACTTCTCTGGGGGCCAAGGGATGAACGTCCTGATGAAGATGGCATTCGTCTTAGAGACAGTCAGTGCGGACTGTTTGCTACTGGTAAGGTACTTAGAAGATTTCGGATTCCATTTACCTATTTATGCAATTGCAGGCTGGAGGATGAAGAATTTGAGAGGGGAATCCGTAACTTTCTTGCTGTCTGTAACGTGGTGAAAACATTTCGGAAAACAAGAATTTTGCAGATCGGACCAAGACCCTTTGATTTCTGGTCCACCATGTGTAACGAAGGTGAACTTTTAGAGCGATTTCAGATACAGCTGGCCCCTATTCCCATGCCTGAACTGACAGCAGAGATAAAGAGGGTACGGGAAGATAAGGAAACGATTCAAGAAATCATGGCGTACTGCAGAGAAAATTTCAATGTGGCTATTAACGAGGAAGAACTAGAGATGGTGGCAGCCTTAAAAATAGCCATGAAAGCTCTGGCTAAACGCTATGGCTGTAATGCAGTGGCAATTCAGTGCTGGAATGCCCTTCAGTCAGAAATCGGAATCATGCCCTGCGCCGCCAACAGCCTGTTAAATGAAGAAGGACTTCCCGTTGTGTGCGAAACCGATATACACGGGGCAATTACCGCTATTATGTGCGAAGCGGCTGGAATGGATGAGGCCAGAACCTTTTTTGCGGATTGGACCGTGCGCCATCCGGACAATGAAAATGGAGAGCTTCTCCAGCACTGCGGCCCCTGGCCCTTATCCTGTGCAGCCTGTAAGCCAACCATAGGATACCCTCTGGCATTTTCTCACCCCGGCGCTGTAGAAGCACAGGCTAAGCTTGGAGACATGACTCTGTGCCGGTTTGACGGAGACAATGGAGAGTACTCTCTACTCCTTGGAAACGCCAAAGGGATTGAAGGTCCTTACACCAAGGGGACCTATGTGTGGGTGGAGGTAAAGAATTTAAAGCGCCTGGAAGCTAAGATCGTGGAAGGCCCTTACATTCATCACTGCGTGGGCATCCATAAGGATGTGGTCCCGGTCCTCTATGAAGCCTGCAAATATCTTGGCATTACCCCGGACCTGTATGACAACAACGAGGAAGAAATAAAAGCATATATTCGCGGAGAATAA
- a CDS encoding transketolase family protein, producing MNHITNRQAICETLMEAAENDRTIVVACSDSRGSASLAPFAQAFPRQFIELGIAEQNLVSVSAGLASCGKKVFAASPASFLSTRSYEQVKVDVAYSGTNVTLIGISGGISYGALGMTHHSLQDIGAMACLPDMRVYVPSDRFQTARLIRELLKDEKPAYVRVSRSATEDIYGDDMDFTLNRAHVLAEGKDAVIITCGELVPYGVKAQKELERQGYDVGLIDMYCLKPIDEEAVKRAASQADVIITAEEHSPYGGLGSMVAQIVSRETKKMVVNLALPDGHLISGTNHEIFHYYGLDDLGMVAAVKKARSEG from the coding sequence ATGAACCACATAACAAACCGCCAGGCAATTTGTGAAACTCTTATGGAAGCTGCGGAAAATGACCGAACGATTGTTGTGGCATGCTCGGATTCCAGAGGCTCTGCCTCTCTTGCCCCATTTGCCCAGGCATTTCCCCGGCAGTTTATTGAGCTTGGTATTGCAGAGCAGAATCTTGTTTCTGTATCCGCTGGTCTGGCTTCCTGCGGAAAAAAAGTCTTTGCAGCCTCTCCCGCCAGCTTTCTTTCCACAAGAAGCTATGAGCAGGTAAAAGTAGACGTTGCCTATTCCGGTACCAATGTGACCCTGATTGGCATCAGCGGCGGCATAAGCTACGGCGCTCTTGGAATGACACACCACTCCCTCCAGGATATTGGGGCCATGGCCTGCCTTCCTGATATGCGGGTCTATGTCCCAAGCGACCGGTTTCAGACTGCCCGTTTAATCCGGGAACTGTTAAAGGATGAAAAACCTGCATACGTAAGAGTCAGCCGCTCTGCTACCGAAGACATTTACGGGGATGATATGGATTTTACTTTAAACCGCGCCCATGTTCTGGCAGAAGGGAAGGATGCCGTTATCATTACCTGCGGCGAGCTGGTTCCATACGGTGTAAAGGCACAGAAAGAGCTGGAAAGGCAGGGATATGATGTAGGGCTCATAGATATGTACTGCTTAAAGCCCATAGATGAAGAAGCTGTCAAAAGGGCGGCCAGTCAGGCAGATGTCATTATCACCGCAGAGGAGCACTCCCCATATGGGGGACTTGGAAGCATGGTGGCTCAAATCGTTTCTAGGGAAACAAAAAAAATGGTGGTGAACTTAGCTCTTCCAGACGGTCACCTGATTTCCGGTACCAATCATGAGATATTCCATTATTACGGCCTGGATGACCTAGGTATGGTGGCTGCTGTGAAAAAGGCAAGAAGCGAGGGATAG
- a CDS encoding metallophosphoesterase produces MKKRFILAAVIVAVCVTAGCSLKEQVPENTKESEESRRETKAPTTEIPTTKDTQQTTEAETPEAEEEPGVKIAIATDMHYLARDLTDFQKSFQYTVDHGDGKVMQYVWEITDAFIEEVKEERPDLVILSGDLTYNGEKESHEEFASKLYEIEEAGIPVIVIPGNHDINNQLAARFAGDTVEKAESITSQEFEEIYEDFGYNEAVSRDTASLSYVYQINDTTRAFMLDSCQYEPKNLVGGMIKDDTYDWIEEQMEEAHELGMQVLPVSHHNLLDESEVYLQDCTIEHSEQLIDQLESWEVPLYLSGHLHVQHYMKSAKDSGIDEIVTSSLATPPCQYGVLEYKKDGGFRYHTKALDMKAWAEKTGNRDKNLLNFDTYGKQFLSKVFYNQAQDEFDRRDVLKNLTKYQRDQMAKVYAELNVACTSGKVYSIRDKVMQKAGYGMWLEEGYQSILSEYVQWITSDGTKDYNLLDKE; encoded by the coding sequence ATGAAGAAGAGGTTCATATTGGCAGCAGTCATAGTGGCTGTATGTGTGACAGCAGGATGTTCCCTTAAGGAGCAGGTGCCGGAAAACACGAAGGAGAGTGAGGAGAGCAGGAGGGAAACGAAAGCTCCCACCACAGAAATCCCCACAACAAAGGACACCCAGCAGACCACAGAAGCTGAAACACCGGAGGCAGAAGAGGAACCAGGTGTGAAAATTGCGATTGCTACCGATATGCATTATCTTGCAAGAGATTTGACGGATTTTCAAAAAAGCTTTCAGTATACCGTGGATCACGGAGACGGAAAGGTGATGCAGTATGTTTGGGAAATCACGGATGCCTTTATTGAGGAAGTAAAGGAAGAAAGGCCGGATCTGGTCATATTAAGCGGTGACTTAACCTATAACGGAGAAAAAGAAAGCCATGAGGAATTTGCATCTAAGCTGTATGAGATAGAAGAGGCAGGCATTCCAGTCATCGTGATTCCAGGAAATCACGATATCAATAATCAGTTGGCGGCCAGATTTGCAGGAGATACTGTAGAAAAAGCTGAATCCATTACTTCTCAAGAATTTGAGGAGATTTATGAGGATTTTGGCTATAATGAGGCAGTCAGCCGGGATACCGCCTCTCTTAGCTATGTTTATCAGATCAACGATACCACCAGGGCATTCATGCTTGACAGCTGTCAGTACGAGCCAAAAAACCTGGTTGGAGGCATGATAAAGGATGATACCTATGACTGGATCGAAGAGCAGATGGAGGAGGCCCATGAGCTTGGGATGCAGGTGCTTCCTGTAAGTCACCACAACCTTCTTGATGAAAGTGAGGTATATTTACAGGATTGCACCATTGAGCACAGTGAACAGCTGATTGATCAGTTGGAAAGCTGGGAAGTCCCTCTTTATCTAAGCGGTCACCTTCATGTCCAGCATTATATGAAGTCAGCCAAAGATTCCGGAATCGATGAAATCGTCACCAGTTCCCTGGCCACCCCGCCCTGCCAGTATGGAGTGCTGGAGTATAAAAAAGATGGGGGCTTCCGCTACCATACAAAAGCCCTGGATATGAAAGCGTGGGCGGAAAAAACAGGGAACAGGGATAAGAATCTATTGAACTTTGATACATATGGAAAGCAGTTTTTAAGTAAAGTATTCTATAATCAGGCTCAGGATGAATTTGACCGCCGGGATGTGTTAAAGAATCTTACCAAGTACCAAAGAGACCAGATGGCGAAGGTTTATGCAGAGCTTAATGTGGCATGTACGTCGGGAAAGGTCTATTCCATACGGGATAAGGTGATGCAAAAGGCAGGCTATGGGATGTGGCTGGAAGAGGGCTATCAGAGCATTCTTTCAGAGTATGTGCAATGGATTACCTCTGATGGGACAAAGGACTATAATCTGCTGGACAAAGAATGA
- a CDS encoding transketolase, protein MERLKKKAYELRRDIIEEIYNSKAGHVGGDLSVVDILTVLYYQVMNISPKNMKDENRDRFLLSKGHCVDALYMVLGDLGFFDKEEAIHSFCAFNSPYIGHPNTSVPGIEINSGSLGHGLSLGVGMALAAKMDEKTYRTYVVLGDGEMAEGSNYEAMMSASHYKLDNLCATVDLNGLQISGTTNEVMCTSDLGEKFRAFGWNVIDVKDGNDCDSLLSAYQQAALCKGQPTAVIAHTVKGKGVSFMENQKGWHHGVMNEEQYQTAVRELEEVLS, encoded by the coding sequence ATGGAACGACTGAAAAAAAAGGCCTATGAGCTGCGCCGGGATATTATTGAGGAAATCTACAATTCCAAAGCAGGCCATGTAGGAGGAGATTTAAGCGTTGTGGACATTTTGACCGTGCTTTATTATCAGGTCATGAATATAAGTCCTAAAAACATGAAGGATGAGAACAGAGACCGGTTTCTTCTAAGCAAGGGTCATTGTGTGGATGCCCTTTACATGGTTCTTGGCGACCTGGGATTTTTTGACAAGGAAGAGGCCATTCACTCTTTTTGTGCTTTCAATTCCCCTTACATCGGACATCCAAATACCAGCGTGCCAGGAATCGAGATAAACTCTGGGTCTTTGGGTCACGGACTTTCCTTAGGCGTGGGAATGGCTCTTGCCGCAAAAATGGATGAAAAGACCTATCGCACCTATGTGGTTCTTGGAGATGGTGAAATGGCGGAAGGCTCCAATTATGAGGCCATGATGTCCGCCTCCCACTATAAGCTTGATAATCTATGTGCCACGGTAGACTTAAATGGACTTCAGATCAGTGGAACTACCAATGAAGTTATGTGCACAAGCGACCTTGGAGAGAAGTTCCGGGCCTTTGGCTGGAACGTCATCGATGTGAAAGATGGCAATGACTGTGACAGTCTTCTCTCTGCCTACCAGCAGGCGGCTTTGTGTAAGGGACAGCCCACAGCTGTAATTGCCCACACGGTAAAAGGAAAAGGAGTTTCCTTTATGGAGAATCAAAAGGGATGGCATCACGGGGTGATGAACGAAGAACAGTATCAGACGGCTGTCAGAGAATTAGAGGAGGTGCTTTCATGA
- a CDS encoding adaptor protein MecA, with product MKIERINENQIRCTLTSFDLSVRNLNLGELAYGSEKARNLFREMIQKASNEVGFEAEDIPLMVEAIPLSNESVMLVITKIEDPEELDTRFAKFSPSTDEDLDSMPGDLASELLEGADGLLNLLGIDKKNEPEAEKPKESTGASSIRIYSFQSLDQISDAARAIGQVYDGENTLYKKPSTRQYFLVLRNSPDKTTEFNRICNLLAEYGSKIRQDYASEAYYKEHYEVLIEGHALQSLARL from the coding sequence ATGAAGATAGAACGTATCAATGAAAATCAGATCCGTTGTACGCTTACCAGCTTTGATTTAAGTGTCCGAAACCTAAATTTAGGCGAGCTTGCTTACGGCAGTGAAAAAGCCCGCAACCTGTTCCGCGAGATGATTCAGAAAGCCTCTAACGAAGTGGGATTCGAAGCAGAAGACATTCCTCTCATGGTAGAAGCGATCCCATTATCCAACGAAAGCGTAATGTTAGTTATTACAAAGATTGAAGATCCGGAAGAATTAGATACAAGATTTGCAAAATTTTCACCATCTACTGATGAAGACTTGGATTCCATGCCAGGAGATCTGGCCAGCGAACTATTAGAAGGTGCTGACGGCTTGTTAAATCTGCTGGGAATCGATAAGAAGAACGAACCGGAAGCCGAAAAGCCAAAAGAATCTACTGGTGCTTCCTCCATACGAATCTATAGTTTTCAAAGTTTGGATCAGATTTCCGACGCCGCAAGGGCAATCGGACAGGTTTATGACGGAGAGAATACATTATATAAAAAGCCATCTACCAGACAGTATTTCCTGGTACTGCGCAATTCTCCTGACAAGACAACAGAGTTTAACCGTATCTGCAACCTGCTTGCAGAATATGGCTCTAAGATTCGTCAGGATTACGCTTCCGAAGCGTACTACAAGGAACATTACGAGGTTCTGATTGAAGGCCACGCCCTTCAGTCATTAGCCAGACTTTAA
- a CDS encoding substrate-binding domain-containing protein produces MSITAKELAKLLNLSEAAISMALHNKPGVSTGTRKKVLEAAKAQGYDFSRIGEPSFRTGYQGTVHFIIYKRSGAVVGDTPFFSQLSEGVGLGLKESPYHLNVTYLYGDDRVEEQLSDVVRSGSKGILLLGTEMQEHDFKPFLKLPIPLVVLDTSFENISGNYVLIDNVQGAYFATRYLIKKLKVQPGYLQSSYPITNFLERSDGFYKAVRQNGMSASKTQVHRLTPSMEGAYADMTALLTQGEVPARCYFADNDFIAAGAMRAFRDYGYRIPQDVAIAGFDNLPISTMIEPPLTTIHVPKQSIGILAAKRLVELIGDKSKDPVKILAGTTLIKRKSV; encoded by the coding sequence ATGTCCATAACGGCAAAAGAGCTTGCTAAACTACTTAATCTATCTGAAGCTGCCATTTCCATGGCCCTTCATAATAAGCCAGGAGTCAGTACCGGAACACGGAAAAAGGTGCTTGAGGCGGCGAAGGCACAGGGATATGATTTTTCCAGAATTGGGGAACCATCTTTCCGGACAGGGTATCAGGGCACCGTACATTTTATTATTTATAAAAGAAGTGGGGCAGTGGTAGGGGACACTCCTTTTTTCTCCCAGCTTTCGGAGGGGGTAGGCCTGGGCTTAAAGGAGTCTCCCTATCATCTGAATGTGACTTACCTTTATGGCGATGACCGGGTGGAGGAACAGCTTTCTGATGTGGTTCGCTCCGGAAGCAAAGGCATTCTTTTGCTGGGAACGGAAATGCAGGAGCATGATTTCAAGCCATTTTTAAAGCTTCCGATTCCCCTTGTGGTTCTGGATACCAGTTTTGAAAATATCAGTGGAAACTACGTCCTTATCGACAATGTACAAGGGGCATATTTTGCAACTCGTTATCTGATCAAAAAATTAAAGGTCCAGCCAGGATACTTACAGTCATCCTATCCCATAACCAATTTTCTGGAGCGGTCCGATGGTTTTTATAAAGCCGTGCGGCAAAATGGAATGTCTGCCTCAAAAACTCAGGTGCACCGGCTGACTCCTTCCATGGAAGGAGCCTATGCCGACATGACTGCGCTTCTAACCCAGGGGGAAGTCCCAGCCAGATGTTATTTTGCGGACAATGATTTCATCGCTGCGGGAGCTATGAGGGCCTTTCGTGATTATGGCTACCGCATTCCCCAGGACGTAGCCATTGCTGGTTTTGATAATTTACCAATCAGTACAATGATCGAGCCGCCGCTCACTACCATACACGTTCCAAAGCAAAGTATTGGGATACTGGCGGCCAAAAGACTGGTGGAGTTAATTGGGGATAAAAGTAAAGATCCCGTGAAAATATTGGCAGGCACAACTCTGATAAAACGAAAATCTGTATAA
- a CDS encoding glycosyl hydrolase family 18 protein encodes MNRKAVPVLVALGLILIIIAGFFGTRIIERYIPTNQKADMTELLGVKDDEVALYLNEELQEEKGIFVEGQTYLPIDWVNRTLNERFYWDTNEKLLVYALPDSIVYADHSTVGSTGKPLIWVDKDAVYLSAGLVANYTDIRVSAYDSALNKRIFINNTWDALNKAVVKNDSNIRVKGGVKSPIVTWSAKGSHVTVLESMKRWDKVRTEDGFVGYVEHRHLGERTSETLKSTFEAPVYKSITMDEPVNLAWHQLTSSDGNASFDSLIANTKGVNVISPTWYELTDNEGNFKSLADAGYVKKAHDKGLKVWALINNFSKDVNTEILLSKTSTRRKLIESLMAEAKKYGYDGINLDFEGIKEEAGVHYIQFIRELSISCRKDGLVLSVDNYVPMAGNKFYNRKEQGIVADYVIIMGYDEHYAGGDAGSVASIGYVENGVKDTLLEVPKEKVVLAIPLYTRVWTEDESGKTTSSSIGIAKAKDWVTENKVELSWLEESGQYYGELKSTDGMKKLWLEEERSIGLKMNVIKQYDLAGVACWKLGFEPADIWDVIKLDKK; translated from the coding sequence ATGAATAGGAAAGCCGTCCCGGTTCTCGTGGCGCTGGGATTGATTTTAATCATAATTGCCGGTTTCTTTGGAACCCGGATTATAGAGCGATATATCCCCACCAATCAAAAAGCAGATATGACAGAGCTGCTGGGAGTAAAAGATGACGAAGTAGCCCTGTATCTTAATGAGGAATTGCAGGAAGAGAAAGGGATATTTGTAGAAGGACAGACGTATCTTCCCATTGATTGGGTCAACCGTACGTTAAATGAACGTTTTTACTGGGATACCAATGAAAAGCTTCTCGTATATGCGCTGCCGGACTCCATTGTCTATGCGGATCATTCCACCGTGGGGAGTACTGGTAAGCCCCTGATCTGGGTGGATAAAGATGCAGTATATCTTTCTGCCGGCCTGGTGGCTAACTATACAGACATCCGGGTGTCTGCCTATGACAGCGCACTTAATAAACGGATTTTTATCAATAACACATGGGATGCCTTAAATAAAGCAGTCGTAAAGAATGACAGCAATATCCGTGTAAAGGGAGGGGTTAAAAGCCCCATTGTGACCTGGAGCGCCAAAGGGAGCCATGTCACAGTCCTTGAATCCATGAAGCGGTGGGACAAGGTAAGGACGGAAGACGGATTTGTTGGGTATGTGGAGCACAGACATCTTGGCGAAAGAACAAGTGAGACTTTAAAAAGCACCTTTGAAGCGCCTGTCTATAAAAGCATAACTATGGATGAGCCAGTGAATCTGGCCTGGCATCAGCTGACCAGTTCAGACGGAAATGCTTCCTTTGACAGCTTGATTGCCAATACAAAAGGAGTCAATGTCATATCCCCTACCTGGTATGAGCTTACCGATAACGAAGGGAATTTTAAGTCCCTGGCAGACGCGGGATATGTAAAGAAAGCCCATGATAAGGGATTGAAGGTTTGGGCTCTTATCAATAATTTCAGTAAGGACGTGAATACAGAGATACTGTTATCCAAGACTTCTACAAGGCGGAAGCTCATTGAATCCCTGATGGCAGAGGCCAAAAAGTATGGTTATGATGGGATTAATCTGGATTTTGAAGGAATTAAGGAAGAAGCCGGAGTACACTACATACAGTTTATCCGGGAGCTGTCCATATCCTGCCGGAAAGATGGACTTGTATTATCTGTGGACAACTATGTGCCTATGGCGGGGAATAAGTTCTATAACCGGAAGGAACAGGGCATTGTAGCAGATTACGTCATTATCATGGGATATGACGAACATTATGCCGGAGGAGATGCCGGTTCCGTTGCCTCGATTGGATATGTAGAAAATGGAGTTAAGGACACTCTATTAGAGGTTCCAAAGGAAAAGGTCGTCCTTGCCATTCCATTATACACCAGAGTCTGGACCGAAGACGAGAGCGGAAAAACCACCTCATCCTCCATTGGAATCGCAAAAGCAAAGGATTGGGTCACTGAAAATAAAGTAGAACTCAGCTGGCTGGAGGAATCAGGCCAGTATTACGGAGAGCTTAAGTCCACGGATGGCATGAAAAAGCTTTGGCTGGAAGAAGAGCGTTCCATAGGATTAAAGATGAATGTAATCAAACAGTATGATCTTGCAGGAGTTGCCTGCTGGAAGCTTGGATTTGAGCCGGCTGATATATGGGATGTTATAAAGCTGGATAAAAAATAA
- a CDS encoding serine/threonine protein kinase — protein sequence MPRDDIGQAIKEVAAISAVLFGKYQLRGILGTGRAGTVFLAVHLGLEEYRAIKRVPKSILNYDRFRREALVLKELRHPGIPIVYDVEEDESYSYLIEEYLEGESLFDLVKKQGHLSRELAIYYGIQLTNIIHYLHSAGPNPILHLDLQPKNLLLCHDTVKLIDFGLAASMDVANEPGERYGTVGCAAPEQYKKDGILDERTDIYAIGTILHYLYTGTFPKLPYKPGQTVEPALSAILSGCLKEEKEDRFSTAQALGERLIQLKNMGTAAKDRLQSSSLTIALFGSKPGAGATHIGIGLSVYLRNLGYPNLLEEKTDSGMGAGLFAYAGGVRDQYGLLRHHGFVWKPYYGPGVKLKEPPIHVKILDYGACEEAVLSGEIDAILMVCDGSQWSSETSWQAASRAVKKGLPYGIIYNHTVPGARIRLPEGGEAARCFRAPYFPDPFSIEKGELQFYKALLSRLLKDKNMKQRWLAGIRGRLVSWVTGLFDPMVSGKAKSIWKGW from the coding sequence ATGCCAAGAGATGATATTGGACAGGCAATTAAGGAGGTGGCTGCAATAAGCGCCGTTCTGTTTGGAAAATATCAGCTACGTGGCATCTTGGGAACCGGTCGGGCAGGAACAGTATTTCTGGCGGTTCATCTTGGGCTTGAGGAATACCGTGCAATCAAGCGGGTACCCAAAAGCATTCTCAATTACGATCGTTTCAGACGAGAAGCACTTGTTCTAAAGGAGCTTCGCCATCCCGGAATCCCCATTGTTTATGACGTAGAAGAAGACGAATCATATAGTTATTTAATCGAAGAGTATCTGGAAGGAGAATCTTTATTTGACCTTGTAAAAAAGCAGGGCCATCTGTCTAGGGAACTGGCCATATATTATGGGATCCAGTTGACCAACATCATTCATTACCTGCATTCCGCAGGACCAAACCCCATTTTACATTTAGATTTACAGCCGAAGAACCTTTTGTTGTGCCATGATACGGTGAAGCTGATTGATTTTGGACTTGCCGCATCCATGGATGTTGCCAATGAGCCAGGCGAGCGGTACGGGACCGTAGGATGTGCGGCACCGGAGCAATACAAAAAAGACGGAATCCTGGATGAGAGAACAGATATCTATGCCATTGGTACGATCCTCCATTATTTATACACAGGAACATTTCCAAAGCTGCCATATAAGCCGGGCCAAACTGTGGAGCCTGCTCTGTCAGCCATTCTATCCGGTTGCCTCAAGGAAGAAAAAGAAGACCGCTTTTCAACGGCACAAGCGCTTGGTGAAAGGCTAATACAGCTTAAAAACATGGGAACGGCTGCGAAAGACCGTCTACAATCATCATCTCTTACGATTGCTCTGTTCGGGAGCAAGCCAGGGGCCGGAGCTACTCACATCGGAATCGGCCTGTCTGTCTATCTTAGAAATCTAGGTTACCCCAATTTATTAGAAGAAAAAACAGATTCCGGTATGGGAGCTGGTCTCTTTGCCTATGCCGGAGGAGTACGGGACCAATATGGTCTTTTGCGTCATCATGGATTTGTCTGGAAGCCCTACTACGGTCCTGGAGTAAAGCTTAAGGAACCTCCTATTCACGTGAAGATTCTGGATTACGGTGCTTGTGAAGAAGCCGTTCTTTCCGGGGAAATTGACGCCATCCTCATGGTTTGTGACGGAAGCCAGTGGAGCAGTGAAACGTCGTGGCAGGCGGCAAGCAGGGCAGTGAAAAAAGGATTGCCCTATGGAATTATATATAATCACACGGTTCCAGGGGCCAGAATCCGGCTGCCGGAAGGTGGCGAAGCCGCCCGGTGTTTTCGTGCGCCTTATTTTCCTGACCCTTTTTCTATTGAAAAGGGAGAATTACAGTTTTATAAGGCACTTCTTTCCAGGCTGCTAAAAGATAAGAATATGAAACAAAGATGGTTGGCCGGAATAAGAGGCAGGCTGGTGTCCTGGGTTACAGGGCTTTTTGATCCAATGGTTTCAGGAAAAGCAAAGAGCATCTGGAAGGGATGGTAA